The sequence below is a genomic window from Bacillota bacterium.
CGCTCGAGGACCTGTCCCGGGGGATGCAGCAAAAGGTGGCTGTCGCGCGGGCTCTCCTGACCTCTCCGCTGCTGCTCCTCCTCGACGAGCCAACCACAGGCCTTGATCCCGTATCGAAAAGGGAGGTTCAGGATTACGTCCTCGAAGTGAGGGAGGCGCGTGGTACCACCGTGATCCTGACCACTCACGACATGCAGGAGGCAGACAGGTTGTGCGACAGGGTAGCAATCATCGATCAGGGCAGGTTCGTTGCACTGGACACGCCAGCCCGGCTCAAGGCGGGGCTTTCGGTAAGTCTTTCGACAAATGGCGGCAAGACCGCAAATAGCGGCGGGACTGCAGATAATGGCGGAGTTGTAAATAGTAGCGAGACTGTAACCCTGGAGAATGTGTTCTTTGTCCTTACCGGAAGGGAGTTAAGGGAATTCAACCTGGGAAAGGGGGATCACGGTGATTGAGTTTGTGAGGGAGGTGCGGAGGGGCTACGCCCTCGTCGAGCGGAATTTCAACCTCATCAAGAGGTATATAGGCTGGGAGATTGTATTCCTCATATACACGGTTGTGAACACTCTCACGATAGCATTCATAGGCGTGAACCCCGCCACCGGCGGGAGCGGGAGCGGGGGTTGGAGCGGAGGCGGGGGCGGGGGTGGCGACAGGGTCCTCTACCTCGTCGTGGGGGCGCTTCTCTGGGGGTTTCTTTCGGTCCTATTCCATGAAGTGGCCGAATCTGTGCAGTGGGAGCGCTGGGAGGGGACTATCGAATATTCCTTTATGGCCCCCATGAAGCGCCTGTCTTATCTCGGCGGGGTGTGCCTCTACGCGGCGACCTATGGAGCAGTGAGGACTATCATCGTCATGCTGGCCGTCGTGTCCCTGTTTAAGCTAGACCTCGGTAGTGCCAATCTGGGGGCGGCGTTTGTGGTGCTGCTCCTCTCCAGTTTATCCTTCATTGGGGTTGGGTTGATGGCTGCGGTGCTGCCGCTCCTATCCCCGGAGAAAGGCTCGCAGGCCGCGCATATCCTCGAGGCCGCGATCCTGCTGGTCTCGGGGGTCTATTACGAGGTCGATGTGTTGCCGGGGTGGCTCCAGCCACTCTCACGTCTATCGCCGGCCACATATACTCTGCGAGCTGCGCGGGCGGCTCTGCTTCGTAACGCCTCCTTCCGCGACATCGGGGGCGACCTCATGTTGCTCCTTGTCATCGGGGTGGTGCTCATACCCCTGGGGCTCAAGGTATTCAACTGGGGCGAGCTTCACGCGATGCGCACGGGCAAGCTCAAGAGAAGCGGTTGACGCCGCCGGCCGGAAGGATACTGCCGAATTCATCTGTTCTATTAGGTGGCTACGAGGTGGCTACCCGAAAACCCGAAGACGTAACTTGACGGGTTTATGCATACATGTTATCATTAATGCGTAAAAGTAATCGCCAAAGGGAGAATTGATCATGGTACGAACTCAAATCCAGCTTACGGAAGAACAGGCAGTGGCTCTTCGGCGGCTGGCAGTTCTTCAGGGGGTTCCCATTGCGGAGTTGGTTCGCCGCGGGGTAGAAATGGTAATTAACTCAGATGAAAGCATCGAAAAGAAAAAGAGATTTGCCAAGGCTAAGGAAGTAGCCGGGCGTTTTCAATCCGGATTGCCGGATCTTGCGGTGCGTCATGATGATTATTTTGCGGAGGATAGCTTATGAGTGTTTATATCGATACCTCTGCTTTTCTCGCTGTCCTTGCCCGCGATGATATGTATCACGAACAGGCCAAAAGAGTCTGGTTTGAGTTGCTCGATCGTGAGGAAAGATTCGTCTGTAGCAGTTATGTCCTTGTGGAAAGTTATGCTTTGATCAAAAAGCGCTTAGGATGGGAGGCGCTCCAGGTTTTCCATGAAGCAGTTTATCCCTTGTTGGATGTGGAATGGGTCGATGCCGCCCTGCATGAAGGAGCAGCCAATGCGGTTCTCATTACCAAGCGTAAGCGCCTGAGTTTGGTAGATTGTACCAGCTTTGCGGTCATGCGTCGTTTGGGAATTGAAATAGCTTTCACCTTCAATCCTCATTTTCATGAGCAGGGTTTCGCTTGCCTCCCATCCGCTTGAATTTCGCCTCCGCCCCGCCAGTGGCTGGATGTGCAGGCTCAGACTACGCTAGCCTTAGGGTGAATGCATCCCCAATGCCGGGCACCAGCGCTGGTACCCGAGTCAACACCAGCACCAGCACTAGCGCCAACGCCAGCGCAATTAATGCCACCATCGCCGCCTCTCTTTCCCTACGCATAGAGGGAGTCAACCTTTCAGATCGAGTATTTCGCCCGGTTTCACGACGATCTTGCCTGCAGCTTTGAACTTGGCGATATTGGCCTCGCTGAATACGCCATTCGGACCGGTATGGATGGGGATATAGTATTTGGCTTTGATCAACCCCGCACATTCGCTCGCTTCTTCGGGACCCATGTTGTACACCCCGTCCATGGGCAGTAAGGCATAGGCAATATTTTCCGAAGCTAGATCGGCCATCTCCTTGATTTTTGAGGTGTCACCGGCATGATAGAGCTTGATGCCGTCAAACTCCAGGATGTAACCGACCGAGGCGTCTTTCTTATGGTTACGGTTGTATGCGGCGACCGCGCGGATATGGACGTCTGCCATCGTGAAGGCCTGATAGGCTCCACTTTTTATTGCTTCCCGGTGGGTGATTATCCGGCAGCCGGGTTTCTTTGCGACTTTATCAACATTATTGTGGTCGCCATGGCCATGCGTAACCAGTATCAGGTCGGCCGGCTCGCTGTAATCATCGCCAGCAAAGGGGTCGATGTAAACGACTGTACCTTCGGCGGTTTTGATCTTCACGCTGGCATGGCCGAGGTATTTAAGAGTGGGCAAATGAGTAGCAGCTTGCGTCATTGTCCATAAATCTCCTATGATCAATGAGACGATCCCCAGAAACGCTAGTAACCGTGAGCCTTTCATCTTAATCCCCCTTCCTAATTATTACTCTATTCGATGTGCGTAAAGGCCCGACCGAGTAACTGATGGAATGACGCCCATGCCGCCAGGGCGGCGCATCGGAAGGGGAAAGTTGAAAAGCTCCAATAACATAGAACCAGCATCCTGCCCCAAGAAGTTGAACCAACTCAGCGGAAAACGTTATCTATCTTCAATTTAAAGCCATCCAGCAAGGGGCTTTCCAGCGTTGTACCCAGTGGGTAAACCTGCACAGTGGCAAGTTCCCTGCTATTATGCGCGGCAACCTCGATGCTGCGACCCTCATGATCCACTATCCAGAATTCGCGCACGCCGTAGCGGCCATAAATCCGGCGTTTGGTCACCCGGTCCAACTCTGCCGTGGAGGGCGAGAGGATCTCCACCACAAGGTCAGGGGCACCCTGGATACAG
It includes:
- a CDS encoding ABC transporter permease, with the protein product MEFVREVRRGYALVERNFNLIKRYIGWEIVFLIYTVVNTLTIAFIGVNPATGGSGSGGWSGGGGGGGDRVLYLVVGALLWGFLSVLFHEVAESVQWERWEGTIEYSFMAPMKRLSYLGGVCLYAATYGAVRTIIVMLAVVSLFKLDLGSANLGAAFVVLLLSSLSFIGVGLMAAVLPLLSPEKGSQAAHILEAAILLVSGVYYEVDVLPGWLQPLSRLSPATYTLRAARAALLRNASFRDIGGDLMLLLVIGVVLIPLGLKVFNWGELHAMRTGKLKRSG
- a CDS encoding CopG family transcriptional regulator gives rise to the protein MVRTQIQLTEEQAVALRRLAVLQGVPIAELVRRGVEMVINSDESIEKKKRFAKAKEVAGRFQSGLPDLAVRHDDYFAEDSL
- a CDS encoding PIN domain-containing protein: MSVYIDTSAFLAVLARDDMYHEQAKRVWFELLDREERFVCSSYVLVESYALIKKRLGWEALQVFHEAVYPLLDVEWVDAALHEGAANAVLITKRKRLSLVDCTSFAVMRRLGIEIAFTFNPHFHEQGFACLPSA
- a CDS encoding MBL fold metallo-hydrolase yields the protein MTQAATHLPTLKYLGHASVKIKTAEGTVVYIDPFAGDDYSEPADLILVTHGHGDHNNVDKVAKKPGCRIITHREAIKSGAYQAFTMADVHIRAVAAYNRNHKKDASVGYILEFDGIKLYHAGDTSKIKEMADLASENIAYALLPMDGVYNMGPEEASECAGLIKAKYYIPIHTGPNGVFSEANIAKFKAAGKIVVKPGEILDLKG